Part of the Arachis hypogaea cultivar Tifrunner chromosome 6, arahy.Tifrunner.gnm2.J5K5, whole genome shotgun sequence genome, atatttttctaagtgaattttatcatgttaaataatggttggagtcttgaaaatttagatatttttacatgctagcttacaagaaggtatcaacgtaatgtaatgttaacggctcggttttcacccggttttcacccggtataattatgacccgaaagtgtattggtttcatcgggtctagggtcgggttcgggtctaataaatagacccggtgtatatttcgggtcgAGTCTGGGTCCATCAAATCCGGCTTCACCCGATCCATGTGTACCCCTAATAGAGAGTGATATTGAGAATGTGTAAAGATTTTGTTAGTTTTCaattaatttgttattgttatttatttGAAAGAAATTAGAAATGCTGGGTACAGGTTCCTTCAAAAATCAATGATTTTGATATCAGATTTTTTGGCTTGAAGTTGAAAACCATGAGTATGTTTGGATGGTGCTTGACTGTCAAAAAAAAATCTGATCCAACAAATGATGGAGATATTAAGAGGTGTATTAGGCCTTATAACTCTAGTAAGCAAGTTCCATTTGAAAACAATGATAAGAGGTTCAGCACCGTCAGAACCACCTCCCCTCCAATACCTTACTCTAATCAATCACATAGACAATGAGTGCGTAGTTTAGACTGATGCACCAAACAATAGATACGATGAGTCTGAGTTCGTGTCTGATACCTTAATTATTTCTACAAGAACCAACTTTTATGACTCATCCCAATTCTTTCAATGGTCTCTCAAATTATTACAGCACAGATGAAGATTTCAAGTTTCATTTGAAGCATAAGTTTAGGAATAGAGAAATCATGCGTATAGGAttgaaaaatgataatatttaaaGAGGTGTCGAATAAGGTCATAGAGTCCAACCAATTGAAATATCATTGTAAGTCTTCATGTTTTATAGTAGAGGAAAGCTTCACATATACCAGTGTACTTGATTGGTATACTAGTATTCTTTGATTTTGAACAATtcaaatattgaataaaatatgTTAAAGGCTCAGATATTGTAGAGTAATTTTGAGGTGATGATGTGAATGTGCAGACTGAAGAACATAGTGAGGAGATCACAAGTTGTCCCCTTAACCGAAAAATGAAGCTTGGAAATTCTGGGAGCACGCATGCCCTTAGAGCATACGACACACATCACGACTGCGGCTAAGCGGCTCTCTCCAAGCAGCAGCTGTGTTATGGAGTGCCAGGCCTGTCCCCGTGCGGCTTAGGTGTGGGTTTAATGGACCACATATAGTAGGGATGTTTGCGATACGGTTTGGATTGGTTTTGAGTCAAAAACTCATCCGATTCGAACACTAATTTacttgcggtgcggtttggattggataatgtttaaaaaaaattcaatccgatccgatccaattttaaacggtttggattggattgaatttgcggttttgtaaattaaaaaaattaatacatataacaagtctcaacatcaaattttaaataattaacaataacGTAATAAgtcttaataatattttaaaaagtcaacgataacataacaataaaaataaaattttagattaattaaaataaacaaataaataatattttgaatataaaatatttattaaataataataatacatgaataatataaaaatgtataacaaattgaacatattataagcataattgtaaatataataataaaataataatattatagtacattgtgtagtttggattgaattggatcggttatgaaaaataGATTCGAAATTCGATCTGATTCaataatttacaaaaaatagaatctaaATTCGAATTAGTACGATTTTAATCAATTTCagtttaaattaaattgaatgagTGGTTTAATTTAGATAGATTTAGATTTGAAGCCCCCTAATATATAGTGGTTGAGCCTTTGACTATATAATGTCAATGTCATGCTATTATTAGTAAATCTCTTCATgcaatgtttctttttattttctgtgGCGGTCATTCTCATGTCTAGTGCCTTGTTTATCTTTTGAGTGGATATCATTAACTTTTTAATTTGTCTTAGGTGAATTCTAATTTCTATGACGgtagaaagaaaattttttttatgtgtgtATGTTTATGTTGTCAAAAGGGTAGTATGATAAGTATTTAAAAAAGGAGTAGTTAAAGAGACAAGATTTAATATATTGTATGTGAAATGtagtgtattttattttatataatatgtgaataatgtattgattaaatagtatggttttgaaaaccggaccggaccggccggttcaaccggaaaaaccgggAACCGGTTAGTTAACCGGTCCGAGTAAGCTCAAAAATCGGCTagcaaaaaaccggtaaaaacCGGTCGAACTGGCCAATTAACCGGTAAACCGATCAAACCGGCCGGTTTTTTAACGGTTTTTTAAcggttttttattaaattaatatatttaaaattatttttaggttttttaataattttatttaatatttaattaaatcggttgaaCTCCGGTTGAATCTCGGTCGAAccattgaaccattgaaccagtaaccttaccggttcattgaccggtccggttctcgcaaccttgttaaatagactaattatatttatattaattagttattaaagaTAATGTTAAATTTGgtatgatttttttgtttttgaacttTTTGAATGTACATTCTCTCTTCCCATATCACAGTAACaactgaaaaaaaatttttgaaccaataaatctaaattaaagttaatataaaaagaaATCTAAGTTAATAATTGTTCTTCCAACGTATATTACTTGgaaaagaaaatttaattaattatttttttacataataaatattgtctaaaaatttaatttttacacacaaaaaacttattaatatttattttaaattaaattaatgaatggataatatatattaaaaaaatttcatcatTCTTCAACACACTTCTATCGtctcaaaaaaaaaactaattatataattttgttaaatCTGTTTAGACATACTTTTTTCgtttaataaaataacaaatattaaatatccactcaataatatagtatattcattgtaaaaaattaataatttaattataaataataggtTGCATCTAAAATGCTCAATAATAACTTGaagtatttaacttttttttggacaaatttttttttggaatatcaattattaaattttttttctttttttagtatttgaaattttcttttaattattttttttaaacaactgTAAATAGATATTTTAATGCAAACAAAATAATAAGATAGTGTCTACATAATACCGAAAAAATGATCatgttttataatatttttcttggTGTCTACCATGTTTTCCTATATGCCTGATATTATACAAATTTTGGTGCACATATTTTtagtgagtttaattttgatgtattgacgGTGTTTTACACAGTCGTGTAATTATATTtggtaggggtgcacatgggtcgggtgaagccgggtttgatgtgacccagacccggcccgaaatatacaccgggtctatttattagacccgaacccggccctagacccgatgaaaccaatacactttcgggccacaattataccgggtgaaaaccgggccgttaacattacattacgttgataccttcttgtaaactagcatgtaaaaatatccaaatttccaaggctCCAACCAAtagttaacatggtaaaattcacttagaaaaatataacaagaaccaaccattcttcaaaattaaagcataaccacaatcaatattaaagcataaccacaatcaatactaatattgtctaataataccaaatatttaaatcaatacaaataacacaatcttatgtattagtctaaaatcttatgcattctaaacataaacattaacttatagtcttataatgactaataacacaaaatattaaggtttacaatacttaaattccacgtaagaatagtcatgatccatcactaataacacaaaatattaattgtgtatgatgaccgagccaccgggccgacttcgggccgagctatggcccggacccaacccgaaataatgaccgggtctatttttgagacccgtacccgaccctaaacccgatgaaatcactccaaattagttcctaaagtgttcgggaccgggccgggccgggtctgtgcacccctaatATTTGGTATTTTGGATGACAATTCACACCattaatataaaaagtaattatttttgttaatgtagTGTTACGTCATTAgatgtaaatataaaattattttatactaacactgcattaaaattaaatttatttttaattttcctttataaCAAAAAGTAAAGTCTCTTGTTACaattttcattcttaaaaaaaaatcaactttcCCAAAACATATATTCTCTCTTTCTACACCATAAAAATGGCAGTATTACAAATGTTGTTTggcatcaataatattttttaaacaattaaatatattttttttgttttattaattaaaaaataatttaaatatataaataattaataacaaactaTTTTTATAAGATGTCAAGAATACGTGgtgtttgaataatattttttttataaatatctttATGTATCCAGAATAATATTGACAgatatattgatataatatttaaattaaatatatataaatattatcgtAATTTAAATGTATGTAAATACGTaaagttatatattttttgttggttaaaatatgcagatacatttttatatttgtgaaactgAATATATCTAAgtcatcaaaaaagaaaaaaaaaggtatatattaaaataaataaatattaataaatttttgtgtgtaaaGTTAATATTTTTGGAGAAAGAAAGAGTGtacattcaaaaatttcaaaaataaaaaaattatacaagacccaatattatttttaataattaattaacataaatataattagccTATTTAATCAATATATCATTTACATGTTACATAAGACAAAATGCATTATATTTCACCTATAACATGTTAAATCTTGTTTCTTCAATtactctttttttaaatatttgtcaCACTACCCTTTTGACAACACAAATATACGGCTCATTAATTTAAATATGGAAAATATTTTGGTGTATTGTGTGAAAATAGAGTAACTGTGTGTATTACAAATAGATGGACGTGTCAGATGAAGGGGTAACACGCAGGGGGCGTGGTGCCAtcaacacgtggggggcgtggaGGCTAGGTGGCATGCTGTGGTTGAGCCACCTTAGCAGCACGCAGGGGGCGTGCTGACGTGGCAGAATTTGGTTGGCCAGGAGGTGCAGCACGTGGGGGCGTGATGAGTCAGCACGTGGGGGGCGTGCTGACGTGGCGAGGAGTGATTGGTCCAAGTATgcaacacgtggggggcgtgatGACTTAGCACGCAGGGGTGTTCTGACACGTGTCAAAGCGTGATTGGTTGAAGCAGCCAGCACGTGGGGGGTGTGTTAAGTGCACTGCTCTATATAAGGTAGAGCTCGAGAGTATTTTCCATATTGAGTGagatttgagtgtgttgtgaggattCTCTGAGGCTATTGTTGGTGTAATGGAGGGCACCGTAAATTTGGTGGTGTATCGCAACGGTGAGATAATACGTAATACTCATGAGAGAGTGATGTTTGTGTCCCAGAATCCGTTTTCGTTTGTGGTTCCATGCACGATGACGTTAATGGAGCTGTAGAACGGCCTCTGTCAAAGCATGAAGAATGATACATTAATGAGAGTGAGCAGAATTCTATACCGAAATCCGGTTGTGAtttttggtggtctaatacagTTTAATGTCATGTCGATCACTGATGAAGCGAGTATGCAGAAGATGTTTCAAATTCACCGGCAGACTCAGATGCGACACCCACAGATTGAGGTGTATGTTGATTTTGAAACTGTAGAGGCAGTGGCGGTTCAGAATGATATAGATATACATGATGATAGAGCTGTAGTGTACCAAGGAATGAATAGTGACAGCGAAGATGACTCGAAGCCACTTATGAGGCCGGCGACGAAGATGAGGATGGTAATGTGGGAGTTGACGCAGCAGCAGAGAATGTAGTGGTGGGTCCGTCGAGCAGTCAACCGATGGACGTTCCACCTTTTATGCGTGAGTTGGATCTTGAGACCATGCATGCCCCCGAGTTTCTGGAATATACAAACATAGGTACGTGATgactaaataataattttttgttagtttataCGTTCGATTGAGTAATAGGTAGTGTTGTCTTAACCGGACTGGACCGGACCAGCCAGTTCGACCAAAAAACTGGTGAACCAAATATTAAAGCGGTTCGGTCCGTTAATTAAACCGAATAAGAAAACGAACCAGTATGAATCGGTAAAACCGGAAATGAACCAATAAAAACCGATCAAACTCGGTAAACCGGTCTAACCGAActgctaaaaattaaaatagttgaatattcttaaaatgttagtaaagatatgtattttaaattttaactttaaatttttttactattttttaattttgttgacATAGGCGTTGCCAATACTGAGGACGGGGAGTTCGGATTGGAATGGAATATAGTTCTAGAAAGTCAGTCGTCGCAGCAATTAGAAGCTTCACTATTGCTAAAGGAGTTGACTATgaggtgtatgagtctgagccacagacgttctatgcaaaatgcaagatgtACGGACGTGGATGTgactggcttatccgagctagCTTGATACTGAAAAAAGGTTGTTGGGAGATACGAAGATACAACGGTAGGCACACGTGCACGATCGGaacgatttcacaagatcattcCAAGTTGGACTCAGATACAGTTGCTGATGCTATAAGGCAATTGGTCGAGACGGACCCGTCCATCAAGGTGAAATCTATAATTGCGGAAGTCCAGTCATGGTTCAACTATACCATTAGTTAccgaaaggcttggttggcaaagcagaagtccATAGCCAACATTTTCGGTGGTTGGGAGGATTCTTACCAAGCCTTGCCATGGTAGCTCTCGGTCATGGTGCAGAAGATGCCTGGTTCAGTTGTCCAAATAGAAACACGACCACTGTACAACGGGAATGAGGAGGCGCAAGGTGTAAAAATACTTCATCGTGTATTttggagtttcaatccatgcatTAGGGCATTCAGGCATTGCAAGCCCTTGGTTCAGGTTGACGGCACACACCTATACGGAAAATACAAAGGTACACTTTTAGTTGTTGTTGCACAAGATGTGAACCAGAACATTGTGCCTATCGCCTTTGCCTTGGTGGAAGGGGAGACAACTGATGCGTGGCACTTCTTTCTCAGGAATCTACGAATGTATGTTGTTAGAAAAGATGGCGTAGGTATGATCTCAGACCGACATGAGTCAATACGGGCAGCAGTAAATCGTTCCGGTGGTGACTGGCAACCTCCAAGAGCATGGTGGATGTTTTGTATAAGACACATCGGCAGTAACTTCTTAAGGGCATTCAAAGTCCTTCACTTGCAAAAGCTCGTTGTCAACATAGGGTATTCAAGAACGGTAGAGGAGTACAATATCAACTATAAGAGGTTGGAAGAGCGAGGCGAGACATATGCCAGGTGGTGCGATGCCATTGGACTCAGACATTGGGTATTGGCATTCGACGAGGGACATCGATGGGGCCATATGACAACGAACCTTGTCGAGTGCATTAACTCAGTGTTGAAGGGTGCCCGTAATCTATCTGTGTTGGCGCTGGTCCGAGCAACATATTATAGGTTAAATGAACTTTTTACGTGGAAGAGTGCCGAGACTCATGAACGCAGCGTGCTAGATATACGTACTCCGCATTTGCGCAACAGCGGATAGAAGCAAGAATGCAACAGGCTGGGAATATAGTTGTGCACCGCTTTGATAGATGAAATGAGGTGTTTGAGGTACGCAAAATGACTACTGGAAAGGTGCTAGTTGTTGATCTTGCGCGACAGACGTGTGACTGTGGGCACTTTCAGGTTGAACGAATACCATGTCGCCATGTTATTGCTTGCTGTGCTAACCAGCGTCTCGATTGGCAGTTGTATGTGCATGATGTGTACAAGATGACAGAGGTTCGTAAAGTATATAGGTTTGAGTTCACACCATTAGGTGATCCCGATACATGGCCTGCTTATGAGAGACCCACATTGGTCGCTAATCCCGCACAGAGGCGAACGTCTAAAGGCAGGCCCAAACTGACCCGATACTTGAATGAAATGGACTCACGCGACATGCGTGGTCCTCGAATATGCCGTCTATGTGGTGCTTAGGGTCATAGTCAAAGTAGGTGTCCTCAGCGTGCTGGACCGAATGGTGCTGGTTCGTAGTTTAATATTGTcatgtttgtattttttaatttgtattttgttAGTAGATGCTTTTGAAATTAGATGTGTTTGTATTTTTCAATTGAAGTCTATCCATTGATATTAAAATGGTCGCTTAACATTGTCATTAACTAATTACATAAGTTAACAAAATAAACATTAAACACGatttaaatatgttaataaaacaAACATTAAACACGATATAAATATGTTAACAAAACAAACATTAACTGATTACATAAGTTAATAAAACAAACATTAAACACGATTTACATAAGTTAACAAACCAAACATTAAACACGATTTACATTAAGTTAACAACCGAAGCTCACTTCTTTCCAACAAACCAGTGCAGTCCCTTACGCATAATGCCCGTCTCTAACCGCGATGGAGTATACCTATCAGGTGGATTTTGCTCTGTCCGTAGGTCATATGGGTGACCTCGAACTGAGTCATCCACCCCCGAAGCTCCCGAACCGCCTGCCTCTGTAGGAGCGGCTGACCCACCTGCATCTGTCGGAGCGGCCGACCCGCCTGCCTCAACTGGAGCGGATGGACCGGGGTTGAACGTGTCAACAACTGCGTATGCCCGCTGACGCTGGATAAAATCACTATCACATGACGCACTCTCTGACGTGTGGTCGGAAGTACGACCCTGCAAACCATGTCCCATATCTACTGATGCCCTACGTGAATCAGCCGGCACTGACGGTGAAGTGATACCACTAAAATCTGACCAGCCACCCAAACCAGCGTCAGTCCAATACTGTAGTTGCTGATCTCTGGGTCCGTcgctggagaagtcaaaccaatcaTGACTGGAAGGAATGGTAAGTATGGGATCATGATGCTGAGAGTGGTGGCTATGCTGGGACTGCTGAGAGTGGTGGCTGTACTGAGACTGCTTAGAGTGGTGGCTGCCCTAAGTGTGATGGCTACCATGACTGTAGGCCGGTGGCTGTGGTATATAATAAGGAAACGGCTCAAACATTGCATGCTGAGGTGGCTGAAGGGGAGGTGGCTGTGGTATATAATAAGGAAACGGCTCAAACACTGCATGCTGAGGTGGCTGAGGGGGAGGTGGCTGTGGGGCAGGTGGCTGTGGATGATGAGGAACGTACCCCGTCATTCTCAACAGATGTCCGTAGGAGCGCATGTACCAATCCCGGTACTCAGCCGTCGGTAAAAAATCTCAGGTCGGAAGGGGGTGCAGGTCTCGCAGTCGGCTGTGTCGCCTGTTGGCCCACTCCACTATCCATGGCCCATGCAAAACTGTCCAGTCATGAAGCTGCACTCCGCGTAGAACGATGCAATGCTGGTCAATTGGAATATCCCTTGGTACCCCTGGAAGAGGTTGTACATATCCAAACTGACGCATCACTCGATCCGCAGGGTGCCACTCGACACACTCGAACGACAACAACGGAGCAACGATGTCACACACCTCAAGATGGGGATGCAAGTTGTCGGGGACGATCAACCCGTCATACAGCCGCCACTCAAACTGCCACAGTATTATTGGTATATTAAAACCCTAACAATAATGGTTGAAGAAACGAATCAGAAGAAACATAACTATTTACCTTCTGCATGTAATCTATATCATGCTTGAATGTCTCTACGGTCTTCGATGACCACGCTGTGGTCCGTTCTGAATGACTCCATCTGCAACATtgttaattgaaaaaatttaaataactcaTCATATGTCAAACATCCATCATGAATATAACACATAACTAAAATAAGACTTATTACCTCCTGGCAACTGGTATCTCGGCCGGTGGAAGCGTTTGTCTCGGTACGGGAGCAAGACACGGCATTCGCTCCCATGCCCAAACAAACAACAGATTCAGAGGGCCATCCATCTCCTTCGTATCATATCGTAATGCACGGCATAGTGCTCTGTAAAGATGTGTCAGACATGCTGACCTCCAACTATAAGTACGGATCCGCTCGAAATCGAGAAGCAATGGTAGATATTTCGCATGGGCATATGCGGTCAACTTGTCCGTGAATAAAGTCGATCCTAAGAAACAGAAGATCTGACATCTGACGTATCGCCTGATGGACTCCTCAGTGTCCAACAGCTCTGCGTCTCTAATACGTCGAACCCAACCCAGCTTTATATAGGACTTCGCATTCTGACTGACTGATGGCACACGACCGAATATCGCTATGCCCTGATTTTGAACAAAGTCATTACTACTATCTGTCCATCCACTGACAGGCTCTCCATCAATGGGTAGGCCGAATATATTAGCGACATCCTCTAATGTCACTGTAACCTCACCGATCGGCAATACAAAGGTGTGGGTCTTAGGCCTCCACCTTTCAACCAGAGCAGCTAACATGGGGTGAAATCCTCTTATGACTCCAATTTTAGAGATGTGGTAGAATCCCATGGCGCGTAAGTAGTTCTCCACCATCGGATTCTACGTCTGTGGTGGATCCAGTTTACGCACCAACAAATTCCTGTTAGGCTGCATCAATAAAGATATCTGttacattaattaaataataatccttataaatatattaataaacattcacatatttattttaatatcttatttattaaaatattcaacttagtttatctatttatttatttatttattaaaaatttaaattccttatttattataatatttatttattaatatacgtatttatttaatattcataacaacaaaaattaaaaaaaattattaaaaaattacatattataaaaattattataatattattaaatatttataaaatattacgaAGGAAGGAGGAGTAGTATTAAGGtttatttcataaaaattattataatgttattaaatatttataaaatatttataaaatacacacaataataatattctcattacaaaatatatatacattaaaaaatagaaatacataaaaaataaataaactttaaacacagaaaaaaaattaaaatctaccaACTTACATAAATGAGATGATCTAAATAGTTGATAATatgagtcaccaaaaaaaaaatagttgataATATGCTTTTCAGGCGCTAAAAAATTATGtaccatttttttaaattcttaaactaaaatttttttcttttcaccgTATAAACTTAGCTCACTAATACTCACTACTACTCCTCAATACTGATCACTATCACTCACACTCTCCTATATGGATACACTTCTTTCTTACCTTTTCTCTTATATTCTGTTTTCTGTGTGAGCCATGGGAGAAGAAGAGTGAATATATATGCATAGAGGAGGACACTTGTACTGATTCCTGAAGGAGAGGGTTGTCCCCTGCATGCAGGCAGGCCTGCACCACGCCTCCCATGTGCTGAGTCAGCAGCATTGGAACTCTGCGGTGTTTACGGGCTTCCAGGCACCTCGCCCCTCCCCTCTCCCCTCCGGTGGTGACTCACCACGTTCCTGACGTGTTGAATGGGCGCACGCCACGTCGCTCTCCAGCTAAGTCACCACGCCCCCGGCGTGTTGAGGGTGACCTCCACCTTCCAGAAATTTTCCTCCTTAGCCAATATCCGGCCAAACCCATATaaccataataaaaataatttctgtaaatacacataaaatttttttttctatattataaAATTCACCTTTGCGTTATTGTATATTGCATAATTGGTGGATTTTCTGGTGAAGAAAAGGATCTAGCTTCTACACATATAAAAAATAGGTGGCAAGTTAATATAATGGCAAGTGTCCATTTCAGGAGACAAAATATGAGAAATGAACAAGTTGGGTGCAGGATGGACAGTGATGCTGCCACTGTTCACACATGTGGTATAAAAATGTAATGGGATTAAAAAGGTTGATTAGCCTGTATTACGGGATTTGTTATCGTAGTTAATAATGGACTTTCTGAAATGAATTTTTTTGTTCTAGACTGTTTGTAAgagcaagaaaaaaaaatggattCAGATAGCTTCCATGAAAATACAAGAAGGATGTTTTTAGATAAATGAAAATTTGTATATGTTAATAGTTAAATTTGTCTCTAAAAAAttatccattttttaaattagttctcaagatttttttagtcatattaatcCTTGAAAGATAAAACGTAAGTCAAATTAGTCATTCTGTTAGTTAGATGAATTAGATGATGATGTGTCACATTAAAGTGCTACGTGGCATGATGACATAGTAAGTTAATGTCACATGTCACAACATGATTAGTTGACGTGTCAGGTCAGTAACACTTAACATACTACGTGTCACTTGacgtgtaaaaaaattatttataatcaaaatagtcacTGAAAATCTAGaaataagtaatttttatttctaaaattttaaaaattaattaaattagtccttatatatatattttttattttttttataatattatatttgaaatattttttatagtactaattttaatattattttttagaccttaataaataaaattttttttacataaaataataaaaataataaaattattataaaattttttgtcatttgtattttaaattttatattttcaaattgtaatttttttatggtgaattttttttatttaaacgaatttatcaaattattattgattatatatttaaaaatttaatattttaaatcttactacataatataatatttattttaaaattttaatcttttaaatttttttaaaattataatttttattattatataatatatatagtagaactcaataattaaaaaactgATTTGTGAGatcacttgttgaattttaatattttaatatattttttaaaataactactatatttatttagtgagatataaaaaattaaaatatttaaaataattactatatttatttaataaaatctaaaatatagttttaatattttggatttcactaaataaatatagtagttattttaaatattttaatcttttatatctcactaaataaatatagtaattattttaaaatattaaaaaaattagagttttaatattttaaatttcaataaataaatatagtagttattttaaatattttaatcttttatatctcactaaataaatatagtagttatttttaaatatataataaataataatttaataaattcgtttaaataaaaaatttcactataaaaaattacaatttgaaaatataaaatttaaaatacaaataaaaaaataactttataataatttaattatttttattattttatgtaaaaaaatttatttattaaggtctaaaaataatattaaaattagtactattaaaaatacttcaaatttaaaattataaaaaaaaataaaaaatatatataaaaactaatttgattaatttttaaaattttaggaataAAAATGACTTACTTCTAGACTTTCAGAGACTATTTTGATTATGAATAACATTTTTACACGTCAAGTGACACGTGACATGCTAGATGTCATTGACCTGACACGGTAACCAATCatgttgtgacacgtggcattaaccTATTACGTCATTATGCCACGTGACACATCATCATCTAATTAACGGAAGGATTGGACTAATTTgacttacattttatttttttatggattaat contains:
- the LOC112757761 gene encoding uncharacterized protein, translating into MVQKMPGSVVQIETRPLYNGNEEAQGVKILHRVFWSFNPCIRAFRHCKPLVQVDGTHLYGKYKGTLLVVVAQDVNQNIVPIAFALVEGETTDAWHFFLRNLRMYVVRKDGVGMISDRHESIRAAVNRSGGDWQPPRAWWMFCIRHIGSNFLRAFKVLHLQKLVVNIGYSRTVEEYNINYKRLEERGETYARWCDAIGLRHWVLAFDEGHRWGHMTTNLVECINSVLKGARNLSVLALVRATYYRLNELFTWKSAETHERSVLDIRTPHLRNSG
- the LOC114925525 gene encoding uncharacterized protein, whose protein sequence is MTTGKVLVVDLARQTCDCGHFQVERIPCRHVIACCANQRLDWQLYVHDVYKMTEVRKVYRFEFTPLGDPDTWPAYERPTLVANPAQRRTSKGRPKLTRYLNEMDSRDMRGPRICRLCGA
- the LOC140173756 gene encoding serine/threonine-protein phosphatase 7 long form homolog, producing MVENYLRAMGFYHISKIGVIRGFHPMLAALVERWRPKTHTFVLPIGEVTVTLEDVANIFGLPIDGEPVSGWTDSSNDFVQNQGIAIFGRVPSVSQNAKSYIKLGWVRRIRDAELLDTEESIRRYVRCQIFCFLGSTLFTDKLTAYAHAKYLPLLLDFERIRTYSWRSACLTHLYRALCRALRYDTKEMDGPLNLLFVWAWERMPCLAPVPRQTLPPAEIPVARRWSHSERTTAWSSKTVETFKHDIDYMQKFEWRLYDGLIVPDNLHPHLEVCDIVAPLLSFECVEWHPADRVMRQFGYVQPLPGVPRDIPIDQHCIVLRGVQLHDWTVLHGPWIVEWANRRHSRLRDLHPLPT